One window from the genome of Diceros bicornis minor isolate mBicDic1 chromosome 1, mDicBic1.mat.cur, whole genome shotgun sequence encodes:
- the FAM200C gene encoding protein FAM200C isoform X4, translating into MLIIKPPNNPVSKILQHLWNTTCEFWVAMSKKRKWDDDYVRYWFTCSTELDGTQRPQCVLCNSIFSNADLRPSKLSDHFNRQHGGVGGHDLNSLKRMPARSDESETLKAFGVASHEDALLQASYQFAYLCAKEKNPHTIAEKLVKPCALEIAQIVLGPDAQKKLQQVPLSDDVIHSRIDEMSQDILQQVLEDIKASPLKVGIQLAETTDMDDCSQLMAFVRYIKEREIVEEFLFCEPLQLTMKGIDVFNLFRDFFLKHKIALEVCGSVCTDGASSMLGENSEFVAYVKKEVPHIVITHCLLNPHELVTKTLPAKLRDALFTVVRVINFIKGRAPNHRLFQAFFEEIGIEYSVLLFHTERRWLSRGQILTHIFEMYEEINQFLHHQSSNLVDGFENKEFKIHLAYLADLFKHLNELSASMQRTGMNTVSAREKLSAFVRKFPFWLKRIEKRNFTNFPFLEEIIVSDKEAVCIAADITLHLQQLSSFFHGYFSVGDLDEASKWILDPFLFNLDFVDDGYLMKNDLAELRASGQILMEFETMKLEDFWCAQFTAFPNLAKTALEILMPFATTYLCELGFSSLLHFKTKSRSCFNMSDDIRVAISKKVPRFSDIIEQKLQLQQKSL; encoded by the exons ATGCTCATAATTAAACCTCCCAACAACCCTGTCAG CAAAATTCTGCAGCATCTCTGGAATACTACCTGTGAATTTTGGGTTGCCATGTCGAAGAAACGCAAATGGGATGACGACTATGTTCGTTACTGGTTCACCTGTTCAACGGAGCTTGATGGAACTCAGCGCCCACaatgtgtattgtgtaactcgaTATTTTCAAATGCTGACCTCAGACCATCAAAACTGTCTGACCATTTTAACAGACAGCATGGTGGTGTAGGTGGCCATGATCTCAATAGCCTGAAGCGTATGCCAGCACGTTCTGATGAGAGTGAAACCTTGAAAGCATTTGGAGTTGCATCTCATGAGGATGCCTTGTTACAAGCGTCTTATCAGTTTGCATATTTATGTGCCAAGGAGAAGAATCCTCATACAATAGCTGAAAAATTAGTGAAACCTTGTGCATTAGAAATAGCGCAAATAGTTTTGGGACCAGATGCACAAAAGAAGCTTCAGCAGGTACCCTTATCAGATGATGTGATCCATTCTAGAATTGATGAAATGAGCCAGGATATCTTACAGCAAGTTCTAGAAGATATCAAAGCCAGTCCTCTTAAAGTGGGTATTCAGCTTGCTGAGACAACTGACATGGATGACTGCAGTCAGCTAATGGCATTTGTGCGATACATAAAAGAAAGAGAGATCGTAGAAGAATTCCTATTCTGTGAACCTTTGCAGTTAACAATGAAAGGAATAGATGTGTTCAATCTCTTCAGAGACTTCTTTTTGAAGCATAAGATAGCACTTGAAGTATGTGGCTCTGTTTGTACTGATGGTGCCTCTTCTATGCTAGGAGAAAATTCAGAATTTGTTGCTTATGTGAAAAAAGAGGTGCCTCATATCGTGATCACACATTGTTTGTTAAACCCTCATGAACTTGTCACAAAGACATTGCCTGCAAAACTGAGGGATGCTCTGTTTACTGTGGTGAGGGTAATAAATTTCATCAAAGGGCGAGCTCCAAATCATCGCCTGTTTCAGgctttttttgaagaaattggAATAGAGTATAGtgtcctccttttccatactgaAAGGAGGTGGCTTTCCCGAGGCCAAATACTTACtcatatttttgaaatgtatGAAGAAATAAATCAGTTTCTTCACCACCAAAGCAGTAATTTAGTTGATGGCTTTGAAAACAAAGAGTTTAAAATTCACCTAGCATACCTGGCAGATTTATTCAAACACCTAAATGAACTTAGCGCGTCTATGCAGAGGACTGGGATGAACACAGTATCAGCCAGAGAGAAGTTATCTGCTTTTGTTAGGAAGTTTCCATTTTGGCTAAAGCGAATTGAGAAAAGGAATTTTACCAACTTTCCCTTTCTTGAAGAAATAATCGTTTCAGATAAGGAAGCAGTATGCATTGCCGCTGACATAACACTGCATCTGCAACAGTTGAGCAGCTTCTTCCACGGGTATTTTTCCGTCGGAGATCTTGATGAGGCAAGTAAATGGATACTGGACCCATTTCTTTTTAACCTGGATTTTGTCGACGATGGTTATTTAATGAAAAATGATCTTGCTGAATTACGAGCTAGTGGCCAAATCCTAATGGAATTTGAGACAATGAAGCTTGAGGATTTCTGGTGTGCTCAATTCACAGCGTTTCCAAACCTGGCAAAGACAGCTCTGGAAATCCTTATGCCGTTTGCAACTACATATCTTTGTGAATTGGGATTTTCAtcacttttacattttaaaacaaagtccAGAAGCTGCTTTAATATGAGTGATGACATCCGTGTGGCTATTTCAAAAAAAGTTCCTCGTTTCTCAGACATCATTGAACAAAAGCTACAGCTACAGCAGAAGTCACTGTAA
- the FAM200C gene encoding protein FAM200C isoform X1 yields the protein MLIIKPPNNPVSKILQHLWNTTCEFWVAMSKKRKWDDDYVRYWFTCSTELDGTQRPQCVLCNSIFSNADLRPSKLSDHFNRQHGGVGGHDLNSLKRMPARSDESETLKAFGVASHEDALLQASYQFAYLCAKEKNPHTIAEKLVKPCALEIAQIVLGPDAQKKLQQVPLSDDVIHSRIDEMSQDILQQVLEDIKASPLKVGIQLAETTDMDDCSQLMAFVRYIKEREIVEEFLFCEPLQLTMKGIDVFNLFRDFFLKHKIALEVCGSVCTDGASSMLGENSEFVAYVKKEVPHIVITHCLLNPHELVTKTLPAKLRDALFTVVRVINFIKGRAPNHRLFQAFFEEIGIEYSVLLFHTERRWLSRGQILTHIFEMYEEINQFLHHQSSNLVDGFENKEFKIHLAYLADLFKHLNELSASMQRTGMNTVSAREKLSAFVRKFPFWLKRIEKRNFTNFPFLEEIIVSDKEAVCIAADITLHLQQLSSFFHGYFSVGDLDEASKWILDPFLFNLDFVDDGYLMKNDLAELRASGQILMEFETMKLEDFWCAQFTAFPNLAKTALEILMPFATTYLCELGFSSLLHFKTKSRSCFNMSDDIRVAISKKVPRFSDIIEQKLQLQQKSLNLSHGKKQGCPQSFIYKVGNHSIFIIVKD from the exons ATGCTCATAATTAAACCTCCCAACAACCCTGTCAG CAAAATTCTGCAGCATCTCTGGAATACTACCTGTGAATTTTGGGTTGCCATGTCGAAGAAACGCAAATGGGATGACGACTATGTTCGTTACTGGTTCACCTGTTCAACGGAGCTTGATGGAACTCAGCGCCCACaatgtgtattgtgtaactcgaTATTTTCAAATGCTGACCTCAGACCATCAAAACTGTCTGACCATTTTAACAGACAGCATGGTGGTGTAGGTGGCCATGATCTCAATAGCCTGAAGCGTATGCCAGCACGTTCTGATGAGAGTGAAACCTTGAAAGCATTTGGAGTTGCATCTCATGAGGATGCCTTGTTACAAGCGTCTTATCAGTTTGCATATTTATGTGCCAAGGAGAAGAATCCTCATACAATAGCTGAAAAATTAGTGAAACCTTGTGCATTAGAAATAGCGCAAATAGTTTTGGGACCAGATGCACAAAAGAAGCTTCAGCAGGTACCCTTATCAGATGATGTGATCCATTCTAGAATTGATGAAATGAGCCAGGATATCTTACAGCAAGTTCTAGAAGATATCAAAGCCAGTCCTCTTAAAGTGGGTATTCAGCTTGCTGAGACAACTGACATGGATGACTGCAGTCAGCTAATGGCATTTGTGCGATACATAAAAGAAAGAGAGATCGTAGAAGAATTCCTATTCTGTGAACCTTTGCAGTTAACAATGAAAGGAATAGATGTGTTCAATCTCTTCAGAGACTTCTTTTTGAAGCATAAGATAGCACTTGAAGTATGTGGCTCTGTTTGTACTGATGGTGCCTCTTCTATGCTAGGAGAAAATTCAGAATTTGTTGCTTATGTGAAAAAAGAGGTGCCTCATATCGTGATCACACATTGTTTGTTAAACCCTCATGAACTTGTCACAAAGACATTGCCTGCAAAACTGAGGGATGCTCTGTTTACTGTGGTGAGGGTAATAAATTTCATCAAAGGGCGAGCTCCAAATCATCGCCTGTTTCAGgctttttttgaagaaattggAATAGAGTATAGtgtcctccttttccatactgaAAGGAGGTGGCTTTCCCGAGGCCAAATACTTACtcatatttttgaaatgtatGAAGAAATAAATCAGTTTCTTCACCACCAAAGCAGTAATTTAGTTGATGGCTTTGAAAACAAAGAGTTTAAAATTCACCTAGCATACCTGGCAGATTTATTCAAACACCTAAATGAACTTAGCGCGTCTATGCAGAGGACTGGGATGAACACAGTATCAGCCAGAGAGAAGTTATCTGCTTTTGTTAGGAAGTTTCCATTTTGGCTAAAGCGAATTGAGAAAAGGAATTTTACCAACTTTCCCTTTCTTGAAGAAATAATCGTTTCAGATAAGGAAGCAGTATGCATTGCCGCTGACATAACACTGCATCTGCAACAGTTGAGCAGCTTCTTCCACGGGTATTTTTCCGTCGGAGATCTTGATGAGGCAAGTAAATGGATACTGGACCCATTTCTTTTTAACCTGGATTTTGTCGACGATGGTTATTTAATGAAAAATGATCTTGCTGAATTACGAGCTAGTGGCCAAATCCTAATGGAATTTGAGACAATGAAGCTTGAGGATTTCTGGTGTGCTCAATTCACAGCGTTTCCAAACCTGGCAAAGACAGCTCTGGAAATCCTTATGCCGTTTGCAACTACATATCTTTGTGAATTGGGATTTTCAtcacttttacattttaaaacaaagtccAGAAGCTGCTTTAATATGAGTGATGACATCCGTGTGGCTATTTCAAAAAAAGTTCCTCGTTTCTCAGACATCATTGAACAAAAGCTACAGCTACAGCAGAAGTCACT GAATTTATCACATGGAAAGAAGCAGGGATGTccacaaagttttatttataaGGTGGGTAATCACAGCATTTTtataatagtgaaagactga
- the FAM200C gene encoding protein FAM200C isoform X2, with translation MLIIKPPNNPVSKILQHLWNTTCEFWVAMSKKRKWDDDYVRYWFTCSTELDGTQRPQCVLCNSIFSNADLRPSKLSDHFNRQHGGVGGHDLNSLKRMPARSDESETLKAFGVASHEDALLQASYQFAYLCAKEKNPHTIAEKLVKPCALEIAQIVLGPDAQKKLQQVPLSDDVIHSRIDEMSQDILQQVLEDIKASPLKVGIQLAETTDMDDCSQLMAFVRYIKEREIVEEFLFCEPLQLTMKGIDVFNLFRDFFLKHKIALEVCGSVCTDGASSMLGENSEFVAYVKKEVPHIVITHCLLNPHELVTKTLPAKLRDALFTVVRVINFIKGRAPNHRLFQAFFEEIGIEYSVLLFHTERRWLSRGQILTHIFEMYEEINQFLHHQSSNLVDGFENKEFKIHLAYLADLFKHLNELSASMQRTGMNTVSAREKLSAFVRKFPFWLKRIEKRNFTNFPFLEEIIVSDKEAVCIAADITLHLQQLSSFFHGYFSVGDLDEASKWILDPFLFNLDFVDDGYLMKNDLAELRASGQILMEFETMKLEDFWCAQFTAFPNLAKTALEILMPFATTYLCELGFSSLLHFKTKSRSCFNMSDDIRVAISKKVPRFSDIIEQKLQLQQKSLTPSHRGC, from the exons ATGCTCATAATTAAACCTCCCAACAACCCTGTCAG CAAAATTCTGCAGCATCTCTGGAATACTACCTGTGAATTTTGGGTTGCCATGTCGAAGAAACGCAAATGGGATGACGACTATGTTCGTTACTGGTTCACCTGTTCAACGGAGCTTGATGGAACTCAGCGCCCACaatgtgtattgtgtaactcgaTATTTTCAAATGCTGACCTCAGACCATCAAAACTGTCTGACCATTTTAACAGACAGCATGGTGGTGTAGGTGGCCATGATCTCAATAGCCTGAAGCGTATGCCAGCACGTTCTGATGAGAGTGAAACCTTGAAAGCATTTGGAGTTGCATCTCATGAGGATGCCTTGTTACAAGCGTCTTATCAGTTTGCATATTTATGTGCCAAGGAGAAGAATCCTCATACAATAGCTGAAAAATTAGTGAAACCTTGTGCATTAGAAATAGCGCAAATAGTTTTGGGACCAGATGCACAAAAGAAGCTTCAGCAGGTACCCTTATCAGATGATGTGATCCATTCTAGAATTGATGAAATGAGCCAGGATATCTTACAGCAAGTTCTAGAAGATATCAAAGCCAGTCCTCTTAAAGTGGGTATTCAGCTTGCTGAGACAACTGACATGGATGACTGCAGTCAGCTAATGGCATTTGTGCGATACATAAAAGAAAGAGAGATCGTAGAAGAATTCCTATTCTGTGAACCTTTGCAGTTAACAATGAAAGGAATAGATGTGTTCAATCTCTTCAGAGACTTCTTTTTGAAGCATAAGATAGCACTTGAAGTATGTGGCTCTGTTTGTACTGATGGTGCCTCTTCTATGCTAGGAGAAAATTCAGAATTTGTTGCTTATGTGAAAAAAGAGGTGCCTCATATCGTGATCACACATTGTTTGTTAAACCCTCATGAACTTGTCACAAAGACATTGCCTGCAAAACTGAGGGATGCTCTGTTTACTGTGGTGAGGGTAATAAATTTCATCAAAGGGCGAGCTCCAAATCATCGCCTGTTTCAGgctttttttgaagaaattggAATAGAGTATAGtgtcctccttttccatactgaAAGGAGGTGGCTTTCCCGAGGCCAAATACTTACtcatatttttgaaatgtatGAAGAAATAAATCAGTTTCTTCACCACCAAAGCAGTAATTTAGTTGATGGCTTTGAAAACAAAGAGTTTAAAATTCACCTAGCATACCTGGCAGATTTATTCAAACACCTAAATGAACTTAGCGCGTCTATGCAGAGGACTGGGATGAACACAGTATCAGCCAGAGAGAAGTTATCTGCTTTTGTTAGGAAGTTTCCATTTTGGCTAAAGCGAATTGAGAAAAGGAATTTTACCAACTTTCCCTTTCTTGAAGAAATAATCGTTTCAGATAAGGAAGCAGTATGCATTGCCGCTGACATAACACTGCATCTGCAACAGTTGAGCAGCTTCTTCCACGGGTATTTTTCCGTCGGAGATCTTGATGAGGCAAGTAAATGGATACTGGACCCATTTCTTTTTAACCTGGATTTTGTCGACGATGGTTATTTAATGAAAAATGATCTTGCTGAATTACGAGCTAGTGGCCAAATCCTAATGGAATTTGAGACAATGAAGCTTGAGGATTTCTGGTGTGCTCAATTCACAGCGTTTCCAAACCTGGCAAAGACAGCTCTGGAAATCCTTATGCCGTTTGCAACTACATATCTTTGTGAATTGGGATTTTCAtcacttttacattttaaaacaaagtccAGAAGCTGCTTTAATATGAGTGATGACATCCGTGTGGCTATTTCAAAAAAAGTTCCTCGTTTCTCAGACATCATTGAACAAAAGCTACAGCTACAGCAGAAGTCACT GACTCCAAGTCATCGAGGCTGCTAA
- the FAM200C gene encoding protein FAM200C isoform X3: MSKKRKWDDDYVRYWFTCSTELDGTQRPQCVLCNSIFSNADLRPSKLSDHFNRQHGGVGGHDLNSLKRMPARSDESETLKAFGVASHEDALLQASYQFAYLCAKEKNPHTIAEKLVKPCALEIAQIVLGPDAQKKLQQVPLSDDVIHSRIDEMSQDILQQVLEDIKASPLKVGIQLAETTDMDDCSQLMAFVRYIKEREIVEEFLFCEPLQLTMKGIDVFNLFRDFFLKHKIALEVCGSVCTDGASSMLGENSEFVAYVKKEVPHIVITHCLLNPHELVTKTLPAKLRDALFTVVRVINFIKGRAPNHRLFQAFFEEIGIEYSVLLFHTERRWLSRGQILTHIFEMYEEINQFLHHQSSNLVDGFENKEFKIHLAYLADLFKHLNELSASMQRTGMNTVSAREKLSAFVRKFPFWLKRIEKRNFTNFPFLEEIIVSDKEAVCIAADITLHLQQLSSFFHGYFSVGDLDEASKWILDPFLFNLDFVDDGYLMKNDLAELRASGQILMEFETMKLEDFWCAQFTAFPNLAKTALEILMPFATTYLCELGFSSLLHFKTKSRSCFNMSDDIRVAISKKVPRFSDIIEQKLQLQQKSLNLSHGKKQGCPQSFIYKVGNHSIFIIVKD, encoded by the exons ATGTCGAAGAAACGCAAATGGGATGACGACTATGTTCGTTACTGGTTCACCTGTTCAACGGAGCTTGATGGAACTCAGCGCCCACaatgtgtattgtgtaactcgaTATTTTCAAATGCTGACCTCAGACCATCAAAACTGTCTGACCATTTTAACAGACAGCATGGTGGTGTAGGTGGCCATGATCTCAATAGCCTGAAGCGTATGCCAGCACGTTCTGATGAGAGTGAAACCTTGAAAGCATTTGGAGTTGCATCTCATGAGGATGCCTTGTTACAAGCGTCTTATCAGTTTGCATATTTATGTGCCAAGGAGAAGAATCCTCATACAATAGCTGAAAAATTAGTGAAACCTTGTGCATTAGAAATAGCGCAAATAGTTTTGGGACCAGATGCACAAAAGAAGCTTCAGCAGGTACCCTTATCAGATGATGTGATCCATTCTAGAATTGATGAAATGAGCCAGGATATCTTACAGCAAGTTCTAGAAGATATCAAAGCCAGTCCTCTTAAAGTGGGTATTCAGCTTGCTGAGACAACTGACATGGATGACTGCAGTCAGCTAATGGCATTTGTGCGATACATAAAAGAAAGAGAGATCGTAGAAGAATTCCTATTCTGTGAACCTTTGCAGTTAACAATGAAAGGAATAGATGTGTTCAATCTCTTCAGAGACTTCTTTTTGAAGCATAAGATAGCACTTGAAGTATGTGGCTCTGTTTGTACTGATGGTGCCTCTTCTATGCTAGGAGAAAATTCAGAATTTGTTGCTTATGTGAAAAAAGAGGTGCCTCATATCGTGATCACACATTGTTTGTTAAACCCTCATGAACTTGTCACAAAGACATTGCCTGCAAAACTGAGGGATGCTCTGTTTACTGTGGTGAGGGTAATAAATTTCATCAAAGGGCGAGCTCCAAATCATCGCCTGTTTCAGgctttttttgaagaaattggAATAGAGTATAGtgtcctccttttccatactgaAAGGAGGTGGCTTTCCCGAGGCCAAATACTTACtcatatttttgaaatgtatGAAGAAATAAATCAGTTTCTTCACCACCAAAGCAGTAATTTAGTTGATGGCTTTGAAAACAAAGAGTTTAAAATTCACCTAGCATACCTGGCAGATTTATTCAAACACCTAAATGAACTTAGCGCGTCTATGCAGAGGACTGGGATGAACACAGTATCAGCCAGAGAGAAGTTATCTGCTTTTGTTAGGAAGTTTCCATTTTGGCTAAAGCGAATTGAGAAAAGGAATTTTACCAACTTTCCCTTTCTTGAAGAAATAATCGTTTCAGATAAGGAAGCAGTATGCATTGCCGCTGACATAACACTGCATCTGCAACAGTTGAGCAGCTTCTTCCACGGGTATTTTTCCGTCGGAGATCTTGATGAGGCAAGTAAATGGATACTGGACCCATTTCTTTTTAACCTGGATTTTGTCGACGATGGTTATTTAATGAAAAATGATCTTGCTGAATTACGAGCTAGTGGCCAAATCCTAATGGAATTTGAGACAATGAAGCTTGAGGATTTCTGGTGTGCTCAATTCACAGCGTTTCCAAACCTGGCAAAGACAGCTCTGGAAATCCTTATGCCGTTTGCAACTACATATCTTTGTGAATTGGGATTTTCAtcacttttacattttaaaacaaagtccAGAAGCTGCTTTAATATGAGTGATGACATCCGTGTGGCTATTTCAAAAAAAGTTCCTCGTTTCTCAGACATCATTGAACAAAAGCTACAGCTACAGCAGAAGTCACT GAATTTATCACATGGAAAGAAGCAGGGATGTccacaaagttttatttataaGGTGGGTAATCACAGCATTTTtataatagtgaaagactga